CGCTGTTTCAGGATCACCTCTATATTGGCAAAAGCTTTTTGTGAATTGTTGTTCAGGATAACCAGCCTGTTGTAGGTGTTGATTAAAAAAGTAACCAGACCTACAATGACAATAATGATTATTAAAAGAGAAATAATAGAAATCATGGGCAGTCTGTTTTTAAGGATTAAAAATGTCTTTAAAAGGATTAGACTGTAAAGTTTCTTTCCAGTTTTTCTGCTCGAAAATAATTTTACTGCCATTTATTTTAACAGGAGTAAAAATAATAATGGTCGCCAGAATTGCAATGCAGGCCAGTGTAGTAAGCGCTCTTAGCTTTAAAGGTCTCCATTTATTGGCGAAATTAACAATGTCTAAAGGAGCAATTCCAAAAACTTTTCTGCCTTCATCAAAACGGAAAACAGAGTGTGAATCTTCATAAAAAACCTGCCCGATTAAAAGAAAAACTGTTTTTTCATCAATGATAAATTCCTGATACCGTCTGTTTCCGGTTTCCCGCGAATGGGCAGGTAAAAAACTGATCCATTCCAATTGATCGGGAATAACTTCTATCCTACCCGTTTCATCTTCCATATAAAATCTTTTGATCTTAGTTTCCCTTGAAATTTCGTGGTATGATGTAGAAGTTCTGCCATCATCGTCCCGCGTTGTGCGGATTTCGTCAACAGTATAAATATAGCCTACACATGAAGTGTCTGTATCCGGCGAGATAACCGGTTCAATAGCCTTTGCCTTCCCAGAAATCTCAGCAAGACCCATTGCTGCACTTTTTAGAGTGGAAGTTGGCAGAGTTCTCTGATAAAAATAAAAACGGTTCTTATTGTTGGGAAGAATAGAGCTTAAAATAATCAGAAAGAAAATAAAAAGGACAAAATAAACTCCGAAATAAAAAAAAGCAAGATAAGACAAAAGGATCAGAAAGCCACCGCCGACAATTTTCCATACAGGCTTATTCTTTCTTCTCTGTTCCCTGAAAGATTCGATGCCGGATTGAACGCCATGTGTAATCATTCCAATAATACCCAATACAAAAACAGAGAGAAATAGCCCGATAAATACAATTCCGGATTCTTTTTGGAAGAATAGAAATGCAACTCCTAAAATTGCAGGATCGATGAGAAACATAATCCATGACGGTCTCAGTTTTACATTAAAAATTCCCGATAAAATAAAAGTATGAAATAATGCAATCCCTAAACTAAACAGGAGCAGAAAAGGGAAAATTTCAGCAGGTATTTCAAACATGATCTGATGTTTTCACCAAATATAATGAACTCTTTTAAATCAAAGAAAAATTGAACATTAAAAGGTAGAAAAGTTTTAGAGGTTGTTTAAGTTTTTGCCACTGATGCACGAATGATTTTATTCATGTATTAGTGGCAATGATTTTTTAAACTACAAAAGTCTTTTACACTTTAGCCTCAATAGATCTAAAGCTTTATGCATAAAAAGGACTCATTAGTTTTTAGAAATCGCCGATTTCTATTAATCACAGAAGAAAAAATCTGTTCAATCTGCTGTATCAATGAGAGATTAAAAAAAATATCGGAGATAAAGTTTCTTAAAATATACATTTGTAAAATACCAGGTTCTCCAACATTCTAACCCCTTACAACAAAAAAAAGACTGCTTCAAATGAAACAGTCTCTTGTGTATTATTTTTCAAGTTGCTTATAGCTTCTCTGTATAAAATCTGTCAGTTCTTTTCCTTTCAGTAAGTTTTGTGATAGTTTGGCGAGATCCAGAGCATATTTGATCAGGTTTTCCTTTTCTTCAGCATTTTCCGTTTTTAAGATCTGACCGGATAGCTCACTGTTGGAATTCACCACCAGGTTATACATTTCCGGGAAACCACCCATTCCAAACATACCGCCTCCGCCTGTTGCCTGCATATCTTTCATTCTTCTCATGAATTCCGGCTGGGTGATGGTGAAAGGAGCATCAGTACTGTCAAGGTCTTCAAGCTGAACCGTGAATTTAGTATCTTTTACCGCTTCTTCAATATTGGTTTTTAAAGTTTCCTTTTCAGTTTCGTTTAGTTTAGAAATAACCGGTTCATCTTTTTTGATCAGGTTATTGATGTGGTCCGCATCCACTCTGGCAAAAGAAATTTTCTCTTTTGAGGTTTCCAGCTTCTGAATCACGTGAGGAATGATTGGAGAGTCCAGGAGAAGAACCTCATAGCCTTTATCTTTAGCAGATTGAATGTAGCTGTGCTGTTCGTCTGCATTGGTTGCATAAAGGATCACCAGCTTATCGTCTTTATCAGTCTGTGAAGGTTTGATCTTTTCAACCAACTCATCCCACAGGAAGTATTTTCCGTCTGTTGTAGGATATAATGTGAACTTATCTGCTTTCTCAGAGAATTTTTCTTCTGTAATGATCCCGTATTCGATAACGATTTTAATGTCATTCCATTTTTTCTCGTAATCTTCACGGTTTTCGTTGATCAGGGAAGCCATCTTATCAGCTACTTTTTTGGTGATGTAAGAAGAAATCTTTTTTACAGCACCGTCTGCCTGCAGGTAAGAACGGGAAACATTCAGCGGAATATCCGGAGAATCAATTACCCCTCTAAGAAGCATTAGGAAATCAGGAACAATCCCTTTTACTTCATCTGTTACGAAGACCTGATTTTGATATAATTGAATTTTATCTTTATCAATATTTAAATTATTGCTCAGTTTCGGGAAAAACAGAATTCCGGTAAGGTTGAAAGGATAATCAACATTCAGGTGAATATTGAATAAAGGTTCTTCAAACTGCATCGGATACAGCTCGTGATAGAACTTCATGTAATCCTCATTATTCAGTTCGCTTGGAGCAATTGTCCATGCCGGCACCGGATTGTTGATGATGTTGTCTACTTCTTCTGTTTCTGCCACGGCATCTTCAGGAGCATCCTCTGGTAATGGCAGCGTATGTGTTTTTGTTCCGAATTTAATAGGAACAGGCATAAATTTATTATACTTCAGTAACAGTTCACGGATTTTTCCTTCTTCCAGAAACTCTACAGAATCTTCTGCAATGTGAAGAATAATTTCCGTTCCTCTGTCTGTTTTATCCGTTGTTTCTTCAAGGGTAAATTCAGGGCTTCCGTCGCAAATCCATCTTACAGCAGGTTCATCTTTGTAAGATTTGGTAAGGATTTCCACTTTTTCAGCCACCATAAATGCAGAGTAGAATCCAAGTCCGAAATGTCCGATGATGCCTGAATCTTTCGCGGTATCTTTATATTTTTCCAAAAACTCTTCCGCTCCGGAAAAAGCCACCTGATTGATATATTTTTCAACCTCTTCTCCGGTCATCCCGATTCCCTGGTCGATGATGCGTACCGTTTTCTGGTCCTTATCGATCTTTACTTCAATTTTCGGATTTCCATATTCTACTTTAACTTCCCCGATACCTGTCAGGTGCTTTAATTTCAATGTAGCATCCGTTGCATTGGAGATCAGCTCTCTTAAGAATATTTCGTGGTCACTGTAAAGAAATTTTTTGATAAGCGGGAAAATATTTTCCACAGATACATTAATATTTCCTTTAGTCATCATATTTTTTGATTTTTATTTTCTACATCTTTCTCAAAAAAAATACCACAAGGCAGAATGTGACAGAATGACATTTTTCAGCTTATCATGAAACCAACGGAACATGTAGATTTGTCAAAGAAATAGCTTATTTTTAATCCTTAAAATTATTTAAAAATGAAGTTGAAATGTACAGTTTTCATTCTGTTCATCATGACCTGCTGGGCGTATGGACAGAAAAAAACCTTAGACCATTCTGTTTATGACAGCTGGCAAAATATGGGTGCGAGAAAAATCTCAAATGACGGAAAATGGATTGCTTATTCTGTAGATGTTCAGGAAGGAAACTCTAATCTTTTTTTATATTCGGTTAGAAATAAAGTTTCAAAGCAGTTTGCAAGAGCAGCCAAAGTGGATTTTACGAATGATTCCAGATTTGCTGTTTTTCAGATTCGTCCGTTGTATAAAGATATCAAAGCGGTAAAAGATAAAAAGCTTAAAAAAAATAAATTAACAAAAGATAGCCTTGCAATAGTTGATTTTTCAAGTGATAAAACGGAGAAAATCCCCAATGTAAAAAACTTCAAAATTCCTGAAAAATCCGGTTCTTATGTTGCCTATCTTCTGGAGGATGTCAAAGATAAATCTAATGATGTTTCTGGTAAAGAAGAGGAAGACGACAATAAAGAGGAAGATAAAAATGTAAAGCCATTGCAGCTGGTCGTTCGAAATCTTTTGAACGGAAAAAGTACAGCCTATGATAACGTTATCCGTTATGAATTCAGTAAAAATGGAACGCAGCTCGTTTTTGTGACTAAGAAACCGGAAGAAAAAGCCAGTAAGAACAAAAAAGAGGAAAAAGATTCAACAGATGAGAAATCTGTGGATAAGAAAGATACTGACAAATCAAAGCCAAAGAAATATGCACTTCAAACGGTACAGGTAATTGATCTGCAAAAGGAATCAGTGACTAAAATCTCAGAAATGGAAGGAGATTTTTCACAGTTGTCTTTTGATGAAAAAGGAAATCAGCTGGCGTTTGTAGGAACTTCTTCTGCACAGAATGATTTAGTGAAATCCTATCAGTTATATTACTTTAATTTTAAAGGAAATAAAAAGGAAACAGTAACCAATGAAAATGCCCATATGAAAAAGAATTGGGTCATTTCGGAAAACCGTCTGCCTATATTCAGCAAAAACGGGAAACAGCTGTATTTTGGGGTTGCTCCAAAACCAATTGCAAAAGATACTGCCATGATTGCGAATGATCATGCTGTTGTGGATATCTGGAATTACAGAGATGATTATCTGCAAACAGTACAGTTAAAGGAGTTGAAAGATGATCTGAAAAAATCTTATGCAGCAGTAATGCAGACAGAAAAACCGGATTTTTTCAGAAATATTGATGATGCAGATCTGGATACTTTACGATTGGTAAACGAAGGAAATGCTGAATATGCACTGGGAATTACCAGCTTGAATAACCGTATTGCTTCACAGTGGGAAGGCTCAACCAAGAAAACTTATTTCGTAATTGATCATAAAACAGGAGAAAGAACGGAAATCATCCGAAATCTGGACGGGTCGGTTGCCCTATCTCCGCTTGGAAAATTTATTGTGATTTTTGACAGTGAAAAAGGCAATTGGTTCAGTTATAATGTGAAAACCAAACAAACTCTGCCACTCACCAGCGGATTACCGGTTTCTTTCGTTGATGAGGAGTTTGATATGCCGGATTTTCCAAGTTCTTATGGTATCGCTTCCTGGACGGATAATGATGAATCTGTGATTATCAGAGATCGTTATGATCTTTGGGAGTTTTCCTTAAACGGTTCAAAAAAACCAAGAAATATCACCAATGGATTCGGACGTAAAAATAAAATAACATTTGATACATACGATCTGGATAAAGACATTAAAAGTTTAAACCGAAAGTCTTCTATCTATTTATCAGCATTTGACAATACATCCAAAGCGAACGGAATTTTTAAAACATCTGTTCAGTCGAACGCAGATCCTGTAAAAATTCAGATGGAAAATGTCTGGGGATATAGAAGCATTCAAAAAGCAAAAAATGCAGAAGAATATATTATCATAAAAGAATCCTACACTGATTCTCCGGATATTTTTGTCACAGCAAATTTCTCAGAACAGCAGAAACTGAGTAAAACCAATCCACAACAAAACCTTTATAATTGGGGTACAGACGAATTGGTACGCTGGACAACACCAAAAGGAAATACATCCACAGGAATTTTATACAAACCGGAAGATTTCAATCCGGATAAAAAATATCCTATGATCGTCTATTTCTATGAGAAACTTTCAGATAATCTGAACCGTTATGTAGCACCCGCTCCAACACCTTCCCGATTAAATATTTCTTATTTTGTGAGCAACGGATATCTGGTTTTCACTCCTGATATTTCATACACAGACGGCTTACCGGGAGAATCGGCGATGGAATACATTAATTCCGGGGTTGAAAAGCTGAAGCAAAATTCGTGGGTGGATGGTGCTAAAATAGGAATTCAGGGACAAAGCTGGGGAGGTTACCAGGTAGCCTATCTTATTGCTCATACCAATATGTATGCCGCTGCCTGGAGTGGTGCTCCTGTTGTCAACATGACGTCCGCCTACGGAGGAATCCGGTGGTCTTCAGGAATGAACAGACAGTTTCAGTATGAAAAGTCACAGAGCAGATTAGGGAAAAATCTATGGGAGGCACCGGAGCTCTATATTAAAAATTCACCGCTTTTTACCATTGATAAGGTGAAAACTCCGGTAGTTATTATGAGTAACGATAAAGATGGAGCTGTTCCATGGTATCAGGGAATTGAAATGTTTACCGCGTTACGCCGTCTCGGAAAACCGGTTTGGCTTCTGAATTATAATGGTGATGATCACAATCTGATAAAACGCCAGAACAGAAAAGATATCCAAATCCGCGAACAGCAATTTTTTGATTATTATCTTAAAGGGGCTAAAGCTCCAATATGGATGACAAAAGGTATTCCAGCCACCCAAAAAGGAAAAGATTGGGGTTTTGATCTGACAGATGATAAGCCTTAATAAAAAAGAATCGGCGGAGCCCCTTGGGCTCCGCCGATTCTTTTTTAGATCTGTAAAAACAACTACTTTTTAGCAGTTATTTCTTCTTTGACTTTATTTTCTAATTCCTCAGCAAGTTCAGGATTATCTCTTAAAACATCCTTCACCGCATCACGTCCCTGTCCTAGTTTGGTTTCTTCGTAGCTGAACCATGAACCGCTCTTCTTCACGATTCCAAGATCTACTGCAGTATCAAGAATTTCTCCTGCTT
This region of Chryseobacterium vaccae genomic DNA includes:
- a CDS encoding alpha/beta hydrolase family protein translates to MKLKCTVFILFIMTCWAYGQKKTLDHSVYDSWQNMGARKISNDGKWIAYSVDVQEGNSNLFLYSVRNKVSKQFARAAKVDFTNDSRFAVFQIRPLYKDIKAVKDKKLKKNKLTKDSLAIVDFSSDKTEKIPNVKNFKIPEKSGSYVAYLLEDVKDKSNDVSGKEEEDDNKEEDKNVKPLQLVVRNLLNGKSTAYDNVIRYEFSKNGTQLVFVTKKPEEKASKNKKEEKDSTDEKSVDKKDTDKSKPKKYALQTVQVIDLQKESVTKISEMEGDFSQLSFDEKGNQLAFVGTSSAQNDLVKSYQLYYFNFKGNKKETVTNENAHMKKNWVISENRLPIFSKNGKQLYFGVAPKPIAKDTAMIANDHAVVDIWNYRDDYLQTVQLKELKDDLKKSYAAVMQTEKPDFFRNIDDADLDTLRLVNEGNAEYALGITSLNNRIASQWEGSTKKTYFVIDHKTGERTEIIRNLDGSVALSPLGKFIVIFDSEKGNWFSYNVKTKQTLPLTSGLPVSFVDEEFDMPDFPSSYGIASWTDNDESVIIRDRYDLWEFSLNGSKKPRNITNGFGRKNKITFDTYDLDKDIKSLNRKSSIYLSAFDNTSKANGIFKTSVQSNADPVKIQMENVWGYRSIQKAKNAEEYIIIKESYTDSPDIFVTANFSEQQKLSKTNPQQNLYNWGTDELVRWTTPKGNTSTGILYKPEDFNPDKKYPMIVYFYEKLSDNLNRYVAPAPTPSRLNISYFVSNGYLVFTPDISYTDGLPGESAMEYINSGVEKLKQNSWVDGAKIGIQGQSWGGYQVAYLIAHTNMYAAAWSGAPVVNMTSAYGGIRWSSGMNRQFQYEKSQSRLGKNLWEAPELYIKNSPLFTIDKVKTPVVIMSNDKDGAVPWYQGIEMFTALRRLGKPVWLLNYNGDDHNLIKRQNRKDIQIREQQFFDYYLKGAKAPIWMTKGIPATQKGKDWGFDLTDDKP
- the htpG gene encoding molecular chaperone HtpG, whose amino-acid sequence is MTKGNINVSVENIFPLIKKFLYSDHEIFLRELISNATDATLKLKHLTGIGEVKVEYGNPKIEVKIDKDQKTVRIIDQGIGMTGEEVEKYINQVAFSGAEEFLEKYKDTAKDSGIIGHFGLGFYSAFMVAEKVEILTKSYKDEPAVRWICDGSPEFTLEETTDKTDRGTEIILHIAEDSVEFLEEGKIRELLLKYNKFMPVPIKFGTKTHTLPLPEDAPEDAVAETEEVDNIINNPVPAWTIAPSELNNEDYMKFYHELYPMQFEEPLFNIHLNVDYPFNLTGILFFPKLSNNLNIDKDKIQLYQNQVFVTDEVKGIVPDFLMLLRGVIDSPDIPLNVSRSYLQADGAVKKISSYITKKVADKMASLINENREDYEKKWNDIKIVIEYGIITEEKFSEKADKFTLYPTTDGKYFLWDELVEKIKPSQTDKDDKLVILYATNADEQHSYIQSAKDKGYEVLLLDSPIIPHVIQKLETSKEKISFARVDADHINNLIKKDEPVISKLNETEKETLKTNIEEAVKDTKFTVQLEDLDSTDAPFTITQPEFMRRMKDMQATGGGGMFGMGGFPEMYNLVVNSNSELSGQILKTENAEEKENLIKYALDLAKLSQNLLKGKELTDFIQRSYKQLEK